One genomic window of Candidatus Kuenenia stuttgartiensis includes the following:
- a CDS encoding two-component system sensor histidine kinase NtrB, with amino-acid sequence MLRVSSEGIILYTNNAGSHILNLLGCHVYQILPEPWLKMVDNALHNGRTITFYGEFTLHVYSFTFTPVKEKGYVNIYGLDVTQQRKRMEQELLHAQKLQAIGVMTTGIAHELNNMLAIIDGKIQMLMQENKGRKKLLNELRLIQSSIKDGAEIVRRMNKFTTEKEDREGFVAIDLREEIKNTIDLICPKCKEHSERKGITYTINLDGVKHVSCINGNPLGLREVLINIIYNALDSMPEGGTLSFSTREENGSVVLEISDTGIGMDEETQTKIFDPFFTTKEYGMGLGMSIVYGTVNRHGGKITVQSKKGKGSTFILSFPIVKGSQGITKNYAPGKGMSDKKGG; translated from the coding sequence GTGTTGCGGGTATCAAGTGAGGGAATAATTTTATATACCAATAATGCCGGTTCTCACATATTGAATTTGTTGGGCTGCCATGTATATCAAATACTTCCTGAACCATGGTTGAAAATGGTTGATAACGCCCTGCACAATGGCAGAACTATAACGTTTTACGGCGAATTTACCCTCCATGTGTATTCTTTTACGTTTACGCCAGTGAAAGAGAAAGGTTATGTTAATATTTACGGGCTTGACGTCACCCAACAACGCAAGCGGATGGAACAAGAACTGCTGCATGCGCAGAAATTACAGGCAATAGGTGTTATGACAACAGGGATTGCGCATGAGTTAAACAACATGCTTGCAATCATAGACGGAAAGATACAGATGTTAATGCAGGAAAATAAAGGCAGAAAAAAATTACTTAATGAATTACGTTTAATTCAAAGTTCAATCAAGGATGGCGCTGAAATTGTCCGCCGTATGAATAAATTTACTACGGAGAAGGAAGATCGTGAAGGGTTTGTAGCAATTGACTTACGGGAAGAGATAAAAAATACAATTGATTTAATTTGCCCAAAATGTAAGGAACACTCAGAGAGAAAAGGAATTACCTATACCATAAATTTGGACGGCGTTAAACACGTTTCATGCATAAATGGCAATCCTTTGGGGTTGCGGGAAGTATTGATTAACATCATCTATAATGCCCTTGACTCCATGCCAGAGGGAGGAACGCTTTCCTTTTCTACAAGGGAAGAAAACGGAAGCGTCGTTTTAGAGATTTCAGATACAGGCATTGGCATGGACGAAGAAACGCAGACAAAAATCTTTGACCCTTTTTTTACCACCAAGGAATATGGCATGGGGTTGGGAATGAGTATTGTTTATGGGACTGTCAACCGGCATGGAGGCAAAATAACGGTGCAAAGTAAAAAGGGAAAGGGCAGTACCTTTATTCTAAGCTTTCCCATAGTGAAAGGGTCGCAAGGTATAACGAAGAATTATGCGCCTGGCAAAGGGATGTCAGATAAAAAGGGCGGGTGA
- a CDS encoding MFS transporter, which produces MNMNMSANEQIQTPNGNTRVMILATLAFALCFAGWTLFAPLAIYFQREFNLSSTMVGILLATPVLLGSLAKIPMGIVTDKYGGRLVFTIMLLFGFVSLFFTGFARSYGSLLACGFFFGLIGSSFAVGIPHVSEWYPKKKQGFALGVYGVGNAGTALAAFGAPFIAESLGWSKVFIIYSFPLLLMAFIYWFFTSNAPKPANLKVSTLGDKLKLYKSSRLAWIFCFFYFMYFGFFVCFSVWLPTYLYDFYHISPVKAGSFTSIFVFLSSFTRILGGYLGDKFDGRKIMVLLTVAVLFIAVFLNFNLSLTTALAVFYIMGTCLGIGNGVVYKLVAEYYPKDTGAVGGLVGAAGGLGGFFLPIILGTIKDYTENYALGYIFVSLVCLMCLSFMEKKTLVNAHRKVATAM; this is translated from the coding sequence ATGAATATGAATATGTCAGCGAATGAACAAATACAAACGCCAAATGGCAATACAAGGGTAATGATACTTGCAACCTTGGCATTTGCGCTATGCTTTGCCGGTTGGACATTATTTGCACCTTTAGCAATATATTTTCAGAGAGAATTTAATCTGTCTTCCACAATGGTAGGAATATTACTTGCTACGCCGGTATTACTTGGTTCCCTTGCAAAGATTCCTATGGGTATTGTGACAGATAAGTATGGCGGAAGACTCGTTTTTACGATTATGCTTCTGTTTGGATTCGTATCTCTGTTTTTTACCGGTTTTGCCCGTAGTTATGGTTCTTTGTTAGCGTGCGGATTCTTTTTCGGTTTAATAGGATCTTCCTTTGCTGTTGGAATTCCGCATGTTTCAGAATGGTATCCAAAGAAAAAACAAGGCTTTGCATTAGGCGTTTATGGCGTGGGAAATGCGGGTACTGCCCTTGCTGCATTTGGAGCGCCATTTATCGCGGAATCTTTGGGTTGGAGTAAGGTATTTATTATTTATTCATTTCCGTTACTTCTCATGGCATTTATCTACTGGTTTTTTACATCCAATGCCCCAAAACCTGCCAATTTAAAGGTTTCAACCCTGGGTGACAAACTGAAACTTTATAAATCTTCCAGATTGGCCTGGATCTTTTGCTTTTTTTACTTCATGTACTTTGGATTCTTCGTATGCTTTTCAGTATGGTTGCCGACGTATTTATATGACTTTTATCATATTTCACCGGTAAAGGCCGGTAGCTTCACCTCTATATTTGTATTTCTCTCATCATTTACCCGAATCTTGGGTGGTTACCTGGGCGATAAGTTCGATGGAAGAAAAATAATGGTACTGCTTACAGTAGCCGTACTTTTTATAGCGGTATTCTTAAATTTCAACTTATCATTAACAACCGCACTCGCGGTGTTTTACATTATGGGCACTTGTCTGGGTATTGGCAATGGTGTCGTATACAAGTTGGTAGCAGAATATTATCCAAAAGATACCGGGGCTGTGGGTGGCCTTGTAGGGGCAGCAGGGGGTCTCGGAGGCTTTTTTCTTCCTATAATTTTAGGCACAATTAAAGATTACACCGAGAATTATGCTCTCGGGTATATATTTGTATCCCTCGTTTGTCTTATGTGCCTTTCTTTTATGGAGAAAAAAACCCTGGTAAATGCACACAGAAAAGTAGCAACTGCAATGTAA